Within the Clostridium scatologenes genome, the region TATGCAGACTGATATATGCTGTGAAGGAAGATGCGAATGAATTTTAGAAGTTCTTTGCTTGAGATATTGAAAAATTTCGTAATTTTTGCCAGGACGGCAAAAGCTCCGAAAGCGACAGGACGTCGCATTTGAGGAGGTAGAAATTTTTCAATATCTCAAGCATTAGAACTTCTTAATGAAGTGAGTTTTCCTTTACAGCATATATCAGCCGGAATACAGTTGAAAGTTACTTCGCTTACATACGCTTATGTCGTATTATTTTTATTATTTGCTTATTGCATAAATCTAACAATTACTTGAAGCTGCACTAAACTTTTTCATATAAAGTCTATAGCCTATTTCCTCAAATAAAGTAAATAAACTTGTAGTTATGAAGTATAGCCCAAGTGCTATTGGAGCTTTTATAGTTATTAATATGCTGAATATACTAGTTATAATTAAATTTGTTTTAGAAAGGTTAACTTCCTTTAATACTTTGAAATAATCCAAATTATTAATAAGCTGAGGGCATATAGAAATTAAACCATATATAATTGGAACGACATAGTAACTATCATACAGTTTAATACTTGATACCCAAGGTAGAATAATTGTGCCAACTTGTACTGGCATCTTCATCACTACATTATATAAAGTGAAAAGTATTGGTAGTTGTATGAAGGTAACTAGACATCCTAAAGTACTCTTAGCAAGCTGCTGTTCATATTTAACAGTTTCTTCTTTAATTCTTTTCTCATTATTTTTATACTTAAGTTTTATATCCTGAATTTTTTGTGAGATTCTCTGCTGGTTATACATTTCAGATTTTTGTTTTATGGAGAATGGAACAAGTATTATTCTTACTAATATAGTTAAAAAAATTATGGAAATACCCCAATCTCCAGTGAAATTGAAAATATTACTTAATATTTGGTTGAAAAGGTTAAAAATAATGTTCATTAAAATCTCTCCTTATTTTTTATTAAAAAACTTAATTTAATAAAACATTACTTTTAAAAATGTACACAAAATCTCCAAATGTGATATTTTTCAAAAGCTAAATAATCTTCTATATGTAGTTTTTCAATATATCTAACAGCTTTTCTATTGATAGCTGCGCAAATATCTATATAAATATGCTTTGTGTATTTTTTATATGAGTATACTATATATGAAAATATGGTTGAAATACAAATAAATAAAAATACAATTTGTATTAAGTTAAAAATATTTAATCTCATTGCTATTATCTCCTTAAGTAGTATTACTAACTATTTGAATTATATCATTGAGATCTTAATAAAGCAAGTATGTTTGTTAAAATTCAAACCAGGTGGCTCTAGTTGTAAAAATTTAATTATATGGTTATATATAATTTATAACATTATATACTCTTGTAGTTATTTTATATATAGATTAGAAAAGCAAAAGAATCCCAATGAAAATTAAAGGGTATTATTATACTTTTGTAGAAGTTTAATATAAGGGAGATGGTATTATGGCATCATTAGAAATGAGAGGTTCTTTTGATTTAAATACAGAAACAATAGATAATCAAGTAACAAAAATTTCACCTGGAAATTATGCTTTAGGACATATTAATAAAGAGAATAATCATTTTATAGTTGAATATGTTGGAAGAGCTGATTCTGATGTGAATGGAAAGCTTAAACAACATGTTGGAGAGAAGTATAAAAAATTTAAATATAGCTATGCTACCTCACCTAAAGCAGCATTTCAAAAAGAATGTAGAGATTACCATGAGTTTGGTGAAAATCAGAAACTTGATAATAAAATTCATCCAGATAAATCAGAAGATACATTCTGGAAGTGTCCTTATTGTGATATATGTAATTAATAATATTGTGAAGAAGAACTCTTTTTATTATTAAGACCTAATTGAAAAAATATTAATACTATTTAGTTTATATGCATAATTTGTAAGCAATATAAAGCCCAGCAAATTAACTTGCTGGGCTTTATATTGCAATTTACGAAAGTGATATTTCATTGTTGGCAGTCCACATCTCGAGACTTGTATCTCTTTATTTGAGGTTCTCTGCATTTGCCACTGAAGATATTAATCCAGTATCATAGAATCTATAAAATATTCTTGGAAATCTTCTCTTTTTGATAACTCTATATATGTTGTTTTATTAATAATATCTACTGCATTCTCTCTTATTCGTTTTGATAGCAAATATATTTTAGCTCCACCCCCTGCACAGTTGCCAACAGATTCAATCTTACCCTTGAGCTCTTTGGGTATCATGCCTATGGTAGCAGAACTTTCTATATCCATATAATTACCAAATCCACCGCCAATGTACACTTTTTCTATTTCATTAAAGTTTATGTTCTTTTCTTTTAAAAGTATTTTGATACCAGCACATACAGCAGCCTTTGCTAATTGAACTTCTCGTACATCCTTTTGTGTAAAGGTAATACTTTCCTCATGTATACTATTTTGTGCTAGAATAAACTGTCTCATATTATCTATCTCAACAATCCTATTATGATAATCCTTGTTTTCAACTTCGTCCGCTCCTGTCATTCTACCTGATTCATCTAATATTCCAAACTTCACAAATTGTGCCACAGCATCCAACACTCCTGAACCGCATATTCCGCAAGGTTTTTCATTGCCTATTGTTTCATATATTTTATCCTTTGATAAATCAACCTTGCTTATAGCTCCTTTTATGGCACCAATTCCATGCTTAATATTTGTACCTTCAAAAGCTGGTCCAGCAGCCGTAGAGCAAGTTACTACTTCGTTTTTATTACCTAGCGCAATTTCTCCATTAGTTCCAAGGTCTAATAATAATGAATATTTTTCTGAATTTAACATACCACAGGATAATATACCAGCAGTTATATCACTTCCTACAAAAGCTGATATACCAGGAAGTAAGCTTACCATGCCTTTACCCTTAATTCCAATCTCCTTAGCTTCAAGCTCCAGTGCCTTTGTAACCACTGGAATATATGGTGACATAGTTATATTTTTACATGGAAGTCCAAGTAGTAGGTGAATCATAATAGTGTTTCCAACAATAACTATATCATATATGTTATCTTCACTTATGTTACTTTTTTTACATAACAGTTCTATCATATCATTAAGCTGAGTTACAATATTATTCTTCAATATACCTAATCCATTTGCATTCTCAATAGTAAAATTTATTCTTGAAACCACATCAGCCCCATAACTTCTTTGGTTATTAACTCTTGAATCTATATCTATTACTTTCCCATCATTTAGATTTAATAAATAGATTACTATAGTAGTTGTACCTATATCTACAGCCAGTCCATAGTTTTGTTGTAAACAGTTACCATTTTCTAAATGTAAAAGACGATTCTTATAAAGTGATGCGGTAACATTAAAATCAGCTTCTCTTAACAAATCACTTATTTGAGGTAAATATTGTAATCCAATGAGTAAATCATCACTTTCACAAGCATCACTTAACCTTCTATAATCATCTCGTTGATCATTAATGGATGGTTTCTCAATTGCTAAATATTTTTTCTTCACTACAGTATCTAAAGTATATTGCTGTTCTGTCCCATTTATTAATACTTCCATATCTTTATTCTTTTCTAAAAGTACTATTTCTGAATCTTCATCTATAGTAAAATTACAGGATAATCTAAATCCACTTTCTAACTCTTCTTTAGTTAAATGTTTTATATCAAGTGGAGTAGGTTTCTTTAATCCTATTACTACTTTAACTTTACATTTTCCACAAATTCCTTTTCCATTGCAGGGACTATCTATAAATATTCTGTTATCCATTAATACATTAAATAAATTTTCACCTGATTTAACCTTTATGACTTCTTTACCCTTTTGTGAATTAATAATAAGTTGAAATTTTTTATTTAAAGTATTCATATAATTCCCCCTATGAAGTATTTTTGTTTAAATATAAGCATAAAAAACATTTTGGATTAATTTATTTCTAACATTGATCCAAAATGTTTTTTATTTACAACAAAAATGTTTTGACCCAGTTATGCAACTTAAAACATTTTTTTACTCATTTCATCTATTGAATTACTTACTGTCTCATATACATTTGGGAAATATCCCTTAGGTAAACCTGCAGTGAGGCATGGAATAAAGTATTTCTTTCCATTAGCTTTGCAAGCTTCTTCTACATGTTTGGTACAATTTTCAGGTGTCCAATCCGGAAAATCAATCAAACCGCTGTGG harbors:
- a CDS encoding ASKHA domain-containing protein, with protein sequence MNTLNKKFQLIINSQKGKEVIKVKSGENLFNVLMDNRIFIDSPCNGKGICGKCKVKVVIGLKKPTPLDIKHLTKEELESGFRLSCNFTIDEDSEIVLLEKNKDMEVLINGTEQQYTLDTVVKKKYLAIEKPSINDQRDDYRRLSDACESDDLLIGLQYLPQISDLLREADFNVTASLYKNRLLHLENGNCLQQNYGLAVDIGTTTIVIYLLNLNDGKVIDIDSRVNNQRSYGADVVSRINFTIENANGLGILKNNIVTQLNDMIELLCKKSNISEDNIYDIVIVGNTIMIHLLLGLPCKNITMSPYIPVVTKALELEAKEIGIKGKGMVSLLPGISAFVGSDITAGILSCGMLNSEKYSLLLDLGTNGEIALGNKNEVVTCSTAAGPAFEGTNIKHGIGAIKGAISKVDLSKDKIYETIGNEKPCGICGSGVLDAVAQFVKFGILDESGRMTGADEVENKDYHNRIVEIDNMRQFILAQNSIHEESITFTQKDVREVQLAKAAVCAGIKILLKEKNINFNEIEKVYIGGGFGNYMDIESSATIGMIPKELKGKIESVGNCAGGGAKIYLLSKRIRENAVDIINKTTYIELSKREDFQEYFIDSMILD
- a CDS encoding YidC/Oxa1 family membrane protein insertase, with the translated sequence MNIIFNLFNQILSNIFNFTGDWGISIIFLTILVRIILVPFSIKQKSEMYNQQRISQKIQDIKLKYKNNEKRIKEETVKYEQQLAKSTLGCLVTFIQLPILFTLYNVVMKMPVQVGTIILPWVSSIKLYDSYYVVPIIYGLISICPQLINNLDYFKVLKEVNLSKTNLIITSIFSILITIKAPIALGLYFITTSLFTLFEEIGYRLYMKKFSAASSNC